From Cytophagales bacterium, the proteins below share one genomic window:
- a CDS encoding NADAR family protein gives MNIRTRQDLAEYVNYGNQVAYLFFWGHQKPTKGVTKTCFSQWYEAPFEIAGDHFMTAEHYMMYSKALLFGDQSAAKKLLKATNPGEAKKIGREVQGFDQQVWEANRFEIVVTGNVAKFNSDPELKAFLLGTGDRILVEASPVDRIWGIGLAQDHPDCSNPNNWKGDNLLGFALMEVRERFR, from the coding sequence ATGAATATCAGGACCAGACAAGACCTTGCCGAGTACGTAAATTATGGCAATCAAGTAGCATATCTCTTCTTCTGGGGCCACCAAAAGCCCACCAAAGGAGTCACTAAAACGTGCTTTAGTCAGTGGTACGAAGCACCGTTTGAGATAGCCGGTGATCACTTTATGACCGCAGAGCATTACATGATGTACAGCAAAGCACTGTTGTTCGGTGATCAAAGTGCTGCTAAAAAGCTATTGAAAGCCACCAATCCGGGAGAAGCCAAAAAGATTGGACGCGAGGTTCAGGGGTTTGATCAGCAGGTCTGGGAAGCAAATCGCTTCGAGATAGTAGTCACAGGCAATGTCGCCAAATTCAACTCTGATCCTGAATTAAAAGCCTTTCTTTTGGGAACGGGAGATCGAATCCTCGTTGAAGCCAGCCCCGTCGATCGCATCTGGGGCATCGGACTTGCCCAGGACCACCCTGATTGCAGCAATCCCAATAATTGGAAAGGTGATAATTTACTGGGCTTTGCATTGATGGAAGTCCGGGAAAGATTTCGTTAA
- a CDS encoding histidine kinase, giving the protein MSVLNSMSDTRPKYLFLWLFLFLSVALQAQPHNIQKGSLSVTVSVSMKGKLLSLDSLCEGFDPETNHPINLVIPEKSTFVLGMDSSMHLLTYQVNSQKPKYVNKPSEGAGFALSSSGGTSNTYTFIDETTADTLIVSWKVDYSNVEMIHLYPVEVFPNYVNYQFQNLFKDNVDSTLYDWSQENYITELDQKGVPVNPEFPYHQNDLFFVVENVTENATIQLKGFHETAQIFNEEEPFDLFIYEDLPDGKYEYVVRPYEGAPDEKSLIYPFTILKPWWYQEWALATLTVILVLIQSGIFFLVYRNKQRKREQQLLWQQKLSEAELKAIRAQLNPHFLFNALGSIQNLVVQQKNEVANSYLTKLSRLLRNVLSASENTFHELRSELGLIELYLELEQLRFPFEFELIIGEEVDQDTLTPVMLLQPFIENAIKHGVAGRDDSKVSLHIHVRDSKLEIEILDNGAGLSQPNGNSSGLQLSHGSIRPLSDLYGDEARITVANRKDASGVCVRITLPIG; this is encoded by the coding sequence ATGTCTGTTCTAAACTCTATGTCTGATACCCGTCCAAAATACCTGTTCCTTTGGCTCTTTCTTTTTTTATCTGTTGCCCTTCAGGCCCAACCCCACAACATTCAAAAAGGGTCGTTGAGTGTGACCGTCAGCGTCTCCATGAAAGGGAAACTCTTGTCACTCGATAGTCTGTGTGAGGGCTTTGATCCTGAGACCAACCACCCCATCAATTTGGTGATCCCGGAAAAAAGTACATTCGTTTTGGGAATGGACTCTTCCATGCATCTCTTGACCTATCAAGTTAATTCACAAAAACCTAAATACGTCAATAAGCCATCTGAAGGTGCAGGATTTGCTCTGAGTTCTTCAGGAGGAACTTCGAATACCTACACATTCATTGATGAGACAACTGCAGATACCCTCATTGTTTCCTGGAAAGTCGACTACTCTAACGTAGAAATGATTCATCTCTATCCAGTTGAGGTGTTTCCCAATTATGTCAATTATCAATTTCAGAACTTATTTAAGGACAATGTCGATAGCACCCTCTATGATTGGTCGCAAGAGAATTACATAACAGAATTGGATCAAAAAGGAGTTCCAGTCAACCCGGAGTTCCCGTATCATCAGAATGATTTGTTCTTTGTCGTTGAGAATGTTACCGAAAATGCTACGATACAATTAAAAGGCTTTCACGAAACTGCACAAATTTTCAATGAAGAGGAGCCTTTTGATTTGTTCATCTATGAGGACTTACCAGATGGTAAATACGAATATGTGGTAAGGCCTTACGAAGGTGCTCCCGATGAAAAAAGCTTGATTTATCCTTTCACCATCCTAAAGCCCTGGTGGTATCAGGAATGGGCCTTGGCAACCCTTACGGTAATTTTGGTCCTCATACAAAGTGGTATTTTTTTCCTTGTCTATCGAAACAAACAGCGAAAACGTGAGCAACAACTATTGTGGCAACAGAAATTATCAGAAGCAGAACTGAAAGCCATAAGAGCACAGCTCAACCCTCATTTCCTGTTCAATGCCCTGGGGTCCATACAGAATCTCGTGGTACAGCAAAAAAATGAAGTAGCCAATAGCTATCTGACCAAACTTTCCAGGTTGTTGAGAAACGTGCTTTCTGCTTCGGAGAATACCTTTCATGAGTTGCGCAGTGAGCTGGGGCTGATTGAATTGTACCTTGAATTGGAGCAATTGCGTTTTCCTTTTGAATTTGAATTAATCATAGGAGAGGAGGTTGATCAAGATACATTGACCCCTGTCATGTTGCTGCAACCCTTCATTGAGAATGCCATCAAGCATGGTGTAGCAGGACGAGATGATAGTAAAGTATCTCTGCATATTCATGTGAGGGATTCAAAACTGGAGATTGAAATTCTGGATAATGGAGCAGGATTGTCTCAACCCAATGGAAACTCGTCAGGTCTGCAACTGAGCCATGGAAGCATTAGACCTTTGAGTGATCTTTATGGGGATGAAGCCAGGATCACCGTTGCAAATAGAAAAGACGCTTCCGGTGTTTGTGTACGCATTACCTTGCCTATAGGATAG
- a CDS encoding LytTR family DNA-binding domain-containing protein, with translation MKNYQALIVDDELGNRELLTALIAAHCPQIGRVATADSMEEALKVLNQQVIDVVFLDIEMPGGTGFDLLNQLPEIKFKVIFVTAYDAYALKAIKYSALDYLLKPVDPLELKTAVEKLEASTVQREQLDLLSYNLNQPQDRRIALATQEEVIFAQVSEIIRLQAEANYTRVYLKGDEAVLLSGNLGHFEKLLQDQQFYRPHQSHLINMRHISKYVKSEGGYFQMSDGAQIPIARLKKEEVKRLFLS, from the coding sequence ATGAAAAATTACCAGGCATTAATTGTGGACGATGAGTTGGGCAATCGTGAATTGCTGACTGCTCTTATTGCTGCGCATTGCCCCCAGATCGGTCGTGTAGCAACAGCGGACTCCATGGAAGAGGCTTTAAAGGTGCTGAATCAGCAGGTGATCGATGTTGTCTTTTTAGACATTGAAATGCCTGGTGGAACAGGGTTTGACTTATTGAATCAACTTCCTGAAATCAAATTTAAGGTCATTTTCGTCACTGCATACGATGCTTATGCCCTCAAAGCCATCAAATACAGTGCGCTGGATTATCTACTGAAACCTGTGGATCCATTGGAACTAAAGACTGCAGTAGAAAAGCTGGAAGCTTCAACGGTACAGCGGGAGCAGCTTGATCTACTTTCGTATAACCTCAATCAACCGCAGGATCGTAGAATTGCCTTAGCGACACAAGAAGAAGTGATTTTTGCGCAAGTGAGTGAGATCATTCGCTTGCAGGCCGAAGCCAACTATACCCGTGTCTATCTCAAAGGTGACGAAGCAGTGTTGCTTTCCGGTAATCTGGGTCATTTCGAAAAGCTTTTACAAGATCAGCAGTTTTACCGTCCACATCAATCACATCTGATCAACATGCGGCATATCAGTAAATATGTGAAATCTGAAGGAGGTTATTTTCAAATGTCCGATGGTGCCCAAATACCGATTGCACGGTTAAAGAAAGAAGAAGTGAAACGGTTGTTTTTGAGTTGA
- a CDS encoding alpha/beta hydrolase encodes MGASDIPKAPGKGSYNYSPEDLMNDTPDYFQKRLNNMPEPDRWGECLDMLNDLYDTSIISEETFSKIKCPVLIMSGESDGYSSPESCLAAHRYIPNSQLSIIPNCGHVIFFCNFPAVWESMQPFLNIE; translated from the coding sequence ATGGGAGCTTCCGATATCCCTAAAGCACCAGGCAAAGGCTCATATAATTATTCCCCGGAAGACCTCATGAATGATACCCCGGATTACTTCCAGAAAAGGCTGAACAACATGCCTGAACCTGATCGTTGGGGAGAATGCCTTGATATGCTGAACGACCTTTATGATACTAGCATCATCAGTGAAGAGACTTTCAGCAAAATCAAGTGCCCTGTGCTCATTATGAGTGGTGAAAGTGATGGATATTCAAGTCCGGAAAGCTGTCTGGCTGCTCACCGTTACATCCCGAACTCTCAACTTTCCATCATTCCAAATTGCGGACATGTCATATTTTTCTGCAATTTTCCGGCAGTATGGGAATCCATGCAGCCATTTCTGAATATTGAATAA
- a CDS encoding SDR family oxidoreductase, translated as MKRKNILITGASSGLGKGMAKEFAKEGRNLALCARRVENLEELKKELLEINSNIHVFLRALDVTNAQQVFEVFRAFEGDFKGIDGTLDRVIVNAGLGKGASLGKGFAGQNMQTAVTNFCGAISQMEAAMEIFREQNNGHLVAISSMSAFRGLPRAVNVYAATKAGLKSLAEGLRVDVLKKPIKVSSIFPGYIESEMTGSIDGKKPPFIIPLDEGSKLLVKAINKEPNNAYVPWWPWYPIKLLMPFMSLKMLRKM; from the coding sequence ATGAAACGAAAGAACATATTGATCACGGGTGCCAGTTCTGGATTAGGCAAAGGCATGGCCAAAGAATTTGCCAAAGAAGGTCGCAATCTGGCGCTGTGTGCCCGCAGGGTTGAAAACCTGGAAGAGCTGAAAAAAGAGCTACTGGAGATCAATTCTAACATTCATGTTTTCTTAAGGGCCTTGGATGTGACCAATGCACAACAGGTCTTCGAAGTTTTCAGGGCATTCGAAGGTGACTTTAAAGGAATTGATGGGACTCTGGATCGCGTGATTGTAAATGCCGGACTGGGCAAGGGTGCTTCCCTGGGTAAAGGGTTTGCAGGACAAAACATGCAAACTGCGGTCACCAATTTTTGTGGGGCTATCAGTCAGATGGAAGCGGCCATGGAGATATTTAGAGAACAAAATAACGGGCATTTGGTGGCCATTTCTTCTATGTCCGCATTCCGTGGATTGCCGCGCGCAGTAAATGTCTATGCCGCCACCAAAGCTGGCCTCAAAAGCCTGGCGGAAGGCCTTCGAGTGGATGTACTGAAGAAACCGATCAAAGTATCTTCAATCTTTCCGGGCTACATCGAATCCGAAATGACCGGTTCCATTGACGGTAAGAAACCTCCGTTTATAATTCCGCTGGACGAAGGATCTAAGTTATTGGTCAAAGCCATCAATAAGGAACCCAACAACGCTTATGTGCCCTGGTGGCCCTGGTATCCCATCAAATTACTGATGCCGTTCATGTCATTGAAGATGTTGCGGAAGATGTGA
- a CDS encoding glutaminase, producing MEKKMDYQSVINDICQIVRTSDNKGEVASYIPELAKVDPEQFGVYYLSVDNEAHGVGDWDTKFSIQSISKVLTLSLAYKLLGDQIWSRVSVEPSGSAFNSLIQLETDHGIPRNPFINGGALVICDMLMSHLSDPRKDFLDYVKGVSSCSDIHYSAAIAQSELSVGYRNRALCNFIKSFGNLENDPEEVLKFYFDICSLEMTCWELTHTFMFLANTQLKVKDERNMPNSSQLKRINAIMQTCGFYDESGEFSFKVGLAGKSGVGGGIVALLPGKYCISVWSPRLNDKGNSYRGMKFLEMFTTQTELSIF from the coding sequence ATGGAAAAGAAAATGGACTACCAATCCGTGATCAATGACATCTGCCAAATCGTCAGAACAAGTGATAACAAAGGCGAGGTAGCCTCTTATATCCCCGAATTGGCCAAAGTTGATCCTGAGCAATTTGGTGTTTATTACCTTTCTGTGGACAATGAAGCTCATGGGGTCGGTGATTGGGATACTAAATTTTCTATTCAGAGTATCTCTAAAGTCCTTACGCTCAGCTTAGCCTATAAACTGTTGGGTGATCAGATCTGGTCTCGAGTGAGTGTAGAACCTTCTGGCAGTGCCTTCAATTCCCTGATCCAACTGGAGACCGACCATGGTATCCCTCGAAATCCATTTATTAACGGCGGTGCCCTGGTAATCTGCGACATGCTGATGAGTCATCTCTCAGATCCTCGTAAAGACTTTCTAGACTATGTGAAAGGTGTGAGCTCTTGCAGTGACATTCACTATTCTGCTGCCATCGCACAATCAGAATTATCGGTTGGGTACCGCAATCGGGCATTGTGCAACTTCATCAAGTCTTTTGGCAATCTGGAAAATGATCCTGAAGAAGTGTTGAAGTTCTATTTCGATATATGTTCTCTGGAAATGACGTGTTGGGAGTTAACCCATACATTCATGTTCCTTGCCAATACGCAGCTCAAGGTCAAAGATGAAAGAAATATGCCCAATTCAAGTCAGTTGAAAAGGATCAATGCCATCATGCAGACTTGTGGATTCTATGATGAATCGGGCGAATTCTCCTTTAAAGTAGGCCTGGCAGGAAAAAGTGGTGTGGGTGGCGGTATTGTTGCCCTCCTTCCTGGAAAGTATTGCATTTCCGTTTGGAGTCCCAGATTGAACGACAAAGGAAATTCGTACCGTGGCATGAAATTCCTGGAGATGTTCACCACTCAGACGGAGCTTTCGATTTTCTAG
- the mmuM gene encoding homocysteine S-methyltransferase, with amino-acid sequence MQVSKILDERGPIILDGGLSNVLEAMGHDLNHELWTARLLNENPTAIIEAHLAYLKAGARIITTASYQASLPGIMNLGFNRDEAVALILKSVALAEEAIRLFLKDHPTAQKPLIAASIGPYGAYLADGSEYRGNYGIEEKELESFHRSRIQLLDKTNADLLTCETIPSFDEAKVLGEILKETNKPSWVSFSCRDDRLLNDSTDIEKAVAFFTDNAQVIAVGINCTHPKYITGLIQRIKHAAPMKKVVVYPNSGEVYNPETKQWAELTEDHAFVDMAQQWRQFGAHFIGGCCRIGPEQIKRLAASI; translated from the coding sequence GTGCAAGTCTCGAAAATCCTCGACGAACGAGGCCCTATTATTCTTGATGGAGGATTGTCCAACGTATTGGAAGCGATGGGCCATGATCTCAATCATGAACTATGGACGGCAAGGCTGCTGAACGAAAATCCTACTGCCATTATTGAAGCCCATCTTGCTTACTTAAAGGCGGGTGCCCGCATCATTACCACGGCAAGCTATCAGGCTTCATTGCCAGGTATCATGAATTTAGGTTTTAATCGGGATGAAGCAGTGGCATTGATCCTGAAATCAGTTGCACTTGCGGAAGAAGCCATTCGTCTATTCTTAAAAGACCATCCTACTGCGCAAAAACCACTGATTGCAGCAAGTATTGGCCCTTACGGAGCTTATCTCGCAGATGGATCGGAGTATCGAGGTAATTACGGAATTGAGGAAAAAGAACTTGAATCCTTTCATCGAAGTAGAATTCAGCTACTAGATAAAACTAATGCAGACTTATTGACTTGTGAAACCATTCCTTCCTTTGATGAGGCGAAGGTCCTCGGTGAAATCCTGAAAGAAACGAACAAACCCTCCTGGGTCTCTTTTTCTTGTAGGGATGATCGATTGCTCAATGACAGCACGGATATCGAGAAAGCTGTTGCATTTTTTACCGATAATGCTCAAGTGATTGCCGTGGGCATCAACTGTACACATCCAAAATACATTACTGGATTGATCCAGCGCATCAAGCATGCCGCACCGATGAAAAAAGTTGTGGTTTATCCCAATTCAGGTGAGGTCTACAACCCTGAAACAAAGCAATGGGCTGAACTCACCGAAGATCATGCTTTTGTGGACATGGCTCAACAGTGGCGACAATTTGGGGCGCATTTCATCGGAGGATGTTGTAGAATTGGACCTGAACAAATTAAGCGTCTTGCTGCATCCATTTAG